One stretch of Acropora muricata isolate sample 2 chromosome 12, ASM3666990v1, whole genome shotgun sequence DNA includes these proteins:
- the LOC136892104 gene encoding uncharacterized protein encodes MRFRLSEFCALTIGYIFLIPGATCFKPGINPGKRYIVTSRGSNVTLVCLGSSVNPLDSLSEWKLNGRKIKNSPRVRASEQWFPDATGNFSLHIANVSEKDVGIYTCAVSVATFEKTVAAEGFIKLKLYSSLRWPRGTYALPMAVTGCPKSRRILWSEGYLRQNTEDTSPLNNWSRPMHLKGLKKNNEITQHFCVKNKRAGHRDWPKGKYCIYKKGKCPIGFSEGWIKWDDEDTKNSNLASGERPDGTYREDTLLYFCCRSDGSADTPIELPMRLPFFLLKHASKCQAVMGMRVIEEWLFWDCEDKENKNRWSGELPESLLAKDIKLFFCYYSQM; translated from the exons ATGCGTTTCAGATTATCTGAGTTTTGTGCTTTAACCATCGGGTACATTTTCTTGATTCCAG GCGCTACTTGTTTTAAACCGGGAATCAACCCAGGCAAACGCTACATAGTAACAAGTCGAGGTTCCAATGTAACCTTGGTTTGTCTAGGAAGCTCTGTGAACCCATTGGACTCCCTCTCAGAGTGGAAACTGAATGGTCGGAAAATAAAAAACAGTCCCAGGGTACGAGCTTCTGAGCAATGGTTTCCAGACGCAACAGGCAACTTTTCGTTACACATCGCAAACGTCTCGGAGAAGGATGTTGGCATCTACACCTGTGCTGTGTCTGTCGCCACCTTTGAAAAAACCGTTGCCGCAGAGGGTTTCATAAAACTAAAACTGTATAGTAGTT TGCGGTGGCCGAGAGGAACCTATGCCCTACCAATGGCAGTTACTGGTTGCCCGAAGTCACGAAGGATTTTATGGTCAGAGGGATATCTTCGACAAAATACAGAAGACACAAGTCCACTGAATAATTGGTCCAGGCCAATGCACTTGAAAGGACtcaagaaaaacaatgaaattaccCAGCATTTTTGCGTGAAGAATAAACGAGCAGGGCATCGGGACTGGCCCAAGGGAAAGTACTGCATATACAAGAAAGGAAAGTGTCCCATTG GGTTCAGCGAAGGCTGGATCAAATGGGACGACGAAGATACGAAAAACAGCAACTTGGCAAGTGGAGAACGTCCTGACGGGACATATCGCGAAGACACTCTCTTGTATTTTTGTTGCCGATCAGATGGGTCAGCGGACACACCTATCGAACTGCCCATGCGCCTACCGTTCTTCCTTTTGAAACACGCCAGCAAGTGCCAGGCTGTTATGGGCATGCGCGTGATCGAGGAGTGGTTGTTCTGGGATTGtgaagacaaagaaaacaaaaaccgTTGGTCTGGAGAGTTACCAGAGTCTTTACTTGCAAAAGACATCAAACTCTTTTTCTGTTACTATTCCCAAATGTAA